A section of the Clostridium sp. TW13 genome encodes:
- a CDS encoding class I SAM-dependent methyltransferase: protein MNTENFTGKAEAYAKGRPGYPQEAIETIFKLAPSDAVFADIGAGTGKFTVKLAERGYSVFAVEPNADMRGQLAITLAPFTNAKIMDGTAEATTIPDHSIDILTVAHALHWLNLDAFREECHRIVKPDGLVIVIYNHVPGEEMTDLYKQTVDTFFTKPMTWEFPNPIDYTRDNWLAYIASQDGNPTPTDPGYNAHISAINAAFDRDSMDGLLHCDRLTKVYCERIE from the coding sequence ATGAATACAGAAAATTTTACTGGCAAGGCCGAAGCCTATGCCAAAGGAAGACCTGGCTATCCCCAGGAAGCTATAGAAACAATCTTCAAACTTGCACCATCAGACGCGGTATTCGCAGATATTGGTGCAGGGACTGGAAAATTCACGGTGAAATTAGCAGAACGTGGCTACTCTGTGTTTGCTGTTGAACCAAATGCGGATATGCGAGGACAGCTTGCCATTACGCTTGCCCCTTTTACAAATGCTAAGATTATGGATGGCACTGCCGAAGCCACAACAATCCCCGATCACAGCATTGATATTCTCACCGTGGCCCACGCACTACACTGGTTGAATCTGGATGCATTCCGTGAAGAATGCCACCGTATCGTCAAGCCAGATGGATTGGTCATTGTTATTTATAACCATGTACCCGGTGAAGAGATGACAGACCTTTACAAACAAACCGTCGATACGTTTTTCACAAAGCCGATGACATGGGAATTCCCGAACCCAATTGATTATACAAGAGATAACTGGCTTGCTTACATCGCATCACAGGACGGCAATCCAACACCCACTGACCCAGGATATAACGCACATATTTCTGCAATAAATGCTGCGTTTGACCGTGATAGTATGGATGGTCTGTTACACTGTGATAGATTAACAAAAGTATATTGCGAAAGAATAGAATAA
- a CDS encoding GNAT family N-acetyltransferase, giving the protein MYQYYKGLIIREGGDGLKSDVIKKMYAEVGLVSSNQPQWQDEKYEICFKNSSWVFTVWDNEDMIAMVRVVSDKVMTATIQDLAVKEAYRGRGIGKKLVSLCLQKLPHGNWWVHTTPENYDFYKKCGFELSQISESSTLTYMGFTKARLEGHR; this is encoded by the coding sequence ATGTATCAGTATTATAAAGGTTTGATTATTAGAGAAGGTGGAGATGGACTTAAATCTGATGTGATTAAGAAAATGTACGCTGAAGTTGGCTTGGTGTCTTCAAATCAGCCACAATGGCAAGATGAAAAGTACGAAATCTGCTTTAAAAATTCATCCTGGGTTTTCACTGTATGGGATAATGAAGACATGATAGCGATGGTACGAGTTGTATCAGATAAAGTTATGACTGCAACTATTCAAGATCTTGCTGTTAAGGAGGCATATAGAGGAAGAGGGATCGGTAAAAAATTAGTAAGCTTATGCCTACAAAAGTTACCTCATGGAAACTGGTGGGTACATACAACTCCTGAAAATTATGATTTCTATAAAAAATGTGGATTTGAGCTTTCTCAAATATCTGAAAGTTCAACACTAACATATATGGGGTTCACAAAGGCAAGATTAGAAGGACATAGATAA
- a CDS encoding zinc dependent phospholipase C family protein gives MPFAMTHLHIAYNILNNTAQIKNPCDFMLGAIAPDSVHFRDEYTSDMKKKSHLCVGEEKWGRTTNNQEWLKSVLDFLHKNKSVENTDFIYGYCSHILADIQNNIKIWTPFLLENKEDLENGLGSIYHKESSDMDYELYLRSPHQKIIFEMLEDATGYDIPDVVRKDDINKMKDTILNSQYLSKQSVDVSSNKYVTLPCMQEFISVESQYIRNLLYYND, from the coding sequence ATGCCTTTTGCAATGACTCATTTACATATTGCTTATAATATATTAAATAATACAGCTCAAATAAAGAACCCTTGTGATTTTATGTTAGGTGCTATAGCACCAGATTCTGTACATTTTAGAGATGAGTATACTAGTGATATGAAAAAGAAAAGCCATTTATGTGTTGGAGAGGAAAAGTGGGGTAGAACTACAAACAATCAAGAATGGTTAAAAAGTGTGCTTGATTTCTTACATAAAAATAAAAGTGTGGAAAACACTGATTTTATATATGGATATTGTTCTCACATTCTTGCTGATATACAAAACAATATAAAAATTTGGACACCATTTCTATTAGAAAACAAAGAAGATTTAGAGAATGGTCTGGGAAGTATTTATCATAAAGAATCATCTGATATGGATTATGAACTTTACCTACGAAGCCCACATCAAAAAATAATATTTGAAATGCTTGAAGATGCAACTGGTTATGATATTCCAGATGTTGTTAGAAAAGATGACATAAATAAAATGAAAGATACTATATTGAATAGCCAATATTTATCCAAGCAATCTGTAGATGTATCTTCTAATAAATATGTTACGCTTCCTTGTATGCAAGAATTTATTTCTGTAGAATCACAGTACATTAGAAATCTATTATACTATAACGATTAA
- a CDS encoding ABC transporter substrate-binding protein, which translates to MKRILKKLSILIVMIDFIGIIMGVVTVADSRVVTINNSRQKDRLEMMKEKGVLTFAGPPKEVPFFFIDSDTHKMSGIDADIINEISKRLGIAKVEIKEVTFANLLQKLNTDDSMDMAVGGIFITPESEKLAAFTNPLYKESETVIVPKFSKVNFIADLKNGKVGVEKGTIFEALAKKWKEDNLIGEVLSFESTAELIDAISSGKIDAGLADSIIINYHILKEKSPLFRTLKDYTPQLQGIMGIAVKKNDNSLLNALNKIIDDMKSDGTLYAILVENGLDKSNMIQ; encoded by the coding sequence ATGAAGAGAATTTTGAAAAAATTATCAATACTAATTGTTATGATAGATTTCATAGGAATAATAATGGGAGTTGTTACAGTAGCTGATAGTAGAGTCGTTACAATAAATAATTCAAGGCAAAAAGATAGGTTGGAAATGATGAAGGAAAAAGGAGTATTGACTTTTGCTGGACCCCCAAAGGAAGTTCCATTTTTTTTCATAGATTCTGATACGCATAAGATGAGTGGAATTGATGCTGATATCATAAATGAAATTTCAAAACGGCTTGGAATTGCAAAAGTTGAAATTAAGGAAGTAACCTTTGCAAATTTATTACAAAAGCTTAATACTGATGATAGTATGGATATGGCAGTTGGCGGAATATTTATAACTCCTGAGAGTGAAAAGCTAGCAGCATTTACTAATCCGTTGTATAAAGAGTCAGAAACTGTTATTGTTCCTAAATTTTCAAAAGTAAATTTTATAGCTGATTTGAAAAATGGAAAAGTTGGAGTAGAGAAAGGAACAATATTTGAAGCTTTAGCGAAGAAATGGAAGGAAGATAACTTAATAGGTGAGGTATTAAGTTTTGAAAGTACAGCCGAATTAATTGATGCTATAAGTAGTGGAAAGATTGATGCAGGTTTAGCAGATTCTATTATTATAAACTATCATATATTAAAAGAAAAAAGTCCGTTATTTAGAACATTAAAAGACTATACTCCGCAGTTACAAGGAATTATGGGAATAGCAGTTAAGAAAAATGATAATTCCTTATTAAATGCATTAAATAAAATAATTGATGATATGAAATCAGATGGCACTCTTTATGCTATTCTTGTAGAGAATGGATTAGATAAAAGTAATATGATTCAGTGA
- a CDS encoding nucleotide pyrophosphohydrolase yields the protein MQETINRIRKFRTDRDWDQFHTPANLSKAISIEAGELLENFLWDEENYNREHVLEELADVMVYCVHMADCLGVDIAQIINSKMDKNEKKYPVEKAKGSSKKYTEL from the coding sequence ATGCAAGAAACAATAAATAGAATCAGAAAGTTTAGAACAGATAGAGATTGGGATCAATTCCATACCCCTGCAAATCTTTCAAAGGCAATTTCCATAGAGGCTGGTGAGCTTCTAGAAAATTTCTTATGGGATGAAGAGAACTATAATAGAGAGCATGTTTTAGAGGAATTAGCTGATGTTATGGTTTATTGTGTACATATGGCTGATTGCTTAGGTGTTGATATAGCTCAAATTATCAATAGCAAGATGGATAAGAATGAGAAGAAATATCCTGTGGAGAAAGCTAAGGGAAGTAGCAAAAAGTATACTGAACTGTAG
- a CDS encoding DUF2075 domain-containing protein → MIVYQASKKDFMKHVTNDEVSILIDKEYRNKIGRSRENEFRAWDNSMLYMYKALNTEDIPDECGVAIEYRIPATSKRVDFILTGLDENDKENVIIVELKQWSELEVVEDEEAIVKTVINRSQRKVSHPSYQAWSYASLISDYNEAVEKNSIGLHPCAYLHNYIKNVENDPLVDEVYDEWLHKAPAYTKGDVLKLREFICKYVKKADQGKGIYYIEGGKIRPSKSLQDALKLMLDGNQEFIMIDDQKVAFESIMRTVRDCIKNDKKKTIIVEGGPGTGKSVLAINLLVRVCGMNLNCQYVTKNAAPRNVYCEKLKGSYTKKYIDNLFKGSGVYTDTEENEIDVLVVDEAHRLNAKSGMFKNLGENQIKEIINTAKVSILFVDNNQRVTMDDIGSVEEIERYANLLGVKTRRLKLTSQFRCNGSDGYLSWLDDVLEIGETGNFDGFDFDFDFKVFDDPSELRKAIESKNEINNKSRLVAGYCYEWQTKKKENWNNHDIEFQEYDFKMKWNLSNTSTWAIDKESVNQCGCIHTCQGLEFDYVGVIIGQDLRFENGKLVTDFTKRAKTDKSLNGIKKLYKTDKEKALKISDELIKNTYRILMTRGLKGCYVWCEDEALRNYFRDRVNAFNHTIGFKDIEETSLEHV, encoded by the coding sequence GTGATTGTATATCAAGCTAGTAAAAAAGATTTTATGAAGCATGTTACTAATGATGAGGTTAGCATTTTAATAGATAAAGAATACAGAAACAAAATAGGTAGATCTAGAGAAAATGAGTTTAGAGCTTGGGATAATTCTATGTTATATATGTATAAGGCTCTTAATACTGAGGATATACCAGATGAGTGTGGTGTTGCTATTGAGTACAGAATTCCTGCAACTTCAAAAAGAGTAGACTTTATCTTAACTGGGCTTGATGAGAATGATAAAGAAAATGTTATAATTGTTGAACTTAAGCAGTGGAGTGAGCTTGAGGTTGTGGAGGATGAGGAGGCTATTGTTAAAACTGTTATTAACAGAAGTCAGAGAAAAGTCTCACATCCATCATATCAAGCCTGGTCATATGCTAGTTTAATTAGCGATTATAATGAAGCTGTGGAGAAGAATAGTATAGGATTGCATCCTTGCGCTTATTTGCATAACTACATTAAGAATGTAGAAAATGATCCTCTTGTTGACGAGGTTTATGATGAGTGGCTTCACAAAGCTCCTGCTTATACAAAAGGGGATGTGCTTAAACTCAGAGAATTCATTTGTAAATATGTAAAAAAAGCAGATCAAGGCAAGGGGATTTATTATATTGAAGGTGGAAAAATAAGGCCTTCAAAGTCTCTTCAAGATGCATTAAAGCTTATGCTCGATGGAAATCAAGAGTTTATAATGATAGATGACCAAAAAGTTGCTTTTGAAAGTATAATGCGAACTGTTAGGGATTGCATTAAAAATGATAAGAAGAAAACAATAATAGTGGAAGGTGGACCAGGTACAGGTAAGTCAGTTCTTGCTATAAATCTTCTTGTTAGAGTATGCGGTATGAATTTAAATTGTCAGTATGTAACCAAAAATGCTGCACCTAGAAATGTTTATTGTGAGAAGTTAAAAGGTAGTTATACTAAAAAATATATAGACAATCTTTTTAAAGGATCAGGTGTTTATACAGATACTGAGGAAAATGAGATTGATGTTTTAGTGGTGGATGAAGCACATAGACTCAATGCAAAATCAGGGATGTTTAAGAATTTAGGTGAAAATCAAATTAAAGAAATTATAAATACAGCTAAGGTTTCTATATTATTTGTTGATAATAACCAAAGGGTTACGATGGATGATATAGGGAGTGTTGAAGAAATTGAAAGATATGCGAATTTGCTAGGTGTTAAAACTAGAAGATTAAAGTTAACTTCTCAATTTAGATGCAATGGTTCAGATGGGTATTTATCATGGCTGGATGATGTTTTAGAGATTGGAGAAACAGGAAACTTTGATGGGTTTGATTTTGACTTTGATTTTAAGGTATTTGATGATCCAAGTGAACTTAGAAAAGCTATTGAAAGCAAGAATGAAATTAACAATAAATCAAGGTTAGTGGCAGGTTATTGCTACGAATGGCAGACAAAGAAAAAAGAAAATTGGAACAACCATGATATAGAATTTCAAGAATATGATTTTAAGATGAAGTGGAATCTCAGCAATACATCCACTTGGGCAATAGATAAAGAATCAGTAAATCAATGTGGTTGTATTCACACGTGTCAAGGACTTGAATTTGATTATGTAGGAGTAATAATTGGACAAGATCTAAGATTCGAAAATGGCAAGCTGGTAACTGATTTTACTAAAAGAGCAAAAACTGATAAAAGCCTTAACGGGATAAAGAAGTTATACAAAACAGACAAAGAAAAGGCTTTAAAAATCAGTGATGAACTCATAAAAAATACTTATAGAATATTGATGACAAGAGGACTTAAAGGCTGCTATGTATGGTGCGAGGATGAGGCTCTTAGAAACTATTTTAGAGATAGGGTAAATGCCTTTAATCATACAATTGGCTTTAAAGATATAGAAGAAACTTCTTTGGAACATGTGTAA
- a CDS encoding DUF1801 domain-containing protein encodes MIEDITNYLEKFEDNTKQRFCILNELIYQSTSQKIDEKLWAKIPSFYVGENFIRLIPFKDHINIEAKAVIFYKDQLAGYKITPKGMLQIFHNQEIPCELLKAIFKESFE; translated from the coding sequence ATGATAGAAGATATAACTAATTATTTAGAAAAATTCGAAGATAATACAAAACAAAGGTTTTGTATACTAAATGAGCTTATTTACCAAAGCACTTCTCAAAAGATTGATGAGAAATTGTGGGCTAAAATTCCGTCTTTTTATGTTGGTGAAAACTTTATTCGCCTTATTCCTTTCAAAGACCATATTAACATTGAAGCAAAGGCAGTAATCTTTTATAAAGATCAATTGGCGGGATATAAGATAACACCTAAGGGAATGCTACAAATTTTTCATAATCAAGAGATTCCTTGTGAATTGTTAAAAGCAATATTTAAGGAGAGTTTTGAGTAA
- a CDS encoding DJ-1/PfpI family protein has translation MTEQKKAAILIYPDFSNYEISIVSAIFKIFDKEIVVFSAEKNAVNSEEGFHFIPDKTLTEFDINDYDCLILPGMWCFPDVLCDDRYLNFLKQFKGNKDILIGSISSSPILLAKAGVLEGKRYCAGLYEEDIDTYDFINRDYVVKTPLVTDGNIITAVGKAYREFAIEVGHKLNYDCDDEWFTGIKKPIRAEDYTFFRNEE, from the coding sequence GTGACAGAACAAAAGAAAGCAGCAATTCTTATTTATCCGGACTTTAGTAACTATGAAATAAGCATAGTATCAGCCATATTTAAGATTTTTGACAAAGAAATTGTTGTATTTTCTGCTGAAAAAAATGCAGTTAACAGCGAAGAAGGGTTTCATTTCATTCCTGATAAAACTCTTACTGAATTTGATATAAATGATTATGATTGTCTCATATTGCCTGGCATGTGGTGTTTCCCGGATGTTTTATGTGATGATAGATACCTAAACTTTTTAAAGCAATTCAAAGGTAATAAAGACATCTTAATTGGAAGTATCTCAAGTTCCCCAATACTCTTGGCCAAAGCTGGCGTCCTTGAAGGAAAAAGATACTGTGCTGGTTTATATGAAGAAGACATAGATACTTATGATTTTATTAATCGAGACTATGTGGTGAAGACCCCTCTTGTAACTGATGGAAACATTATTACTGCAGTAGGAAAAGCCTACAGAGAATTCGCCATAGAAGTAGGACATAAGTTAAATTATGATTGCGATGATGAGTGGTTTACAGGAATTAAAAAGCCAATCAGAGCGGAGGACTACACATTTTTTAGAAATGAGGAATAA